A section of the Nomascus leucogenys isolate Asia unplaced genomic scaffold, Asia_NLE_v1 Super-Scaffold_518, whole genome shotgun sequence genome encodes:
- the LOC115833658 gene encoding beta-defensin 109-like → MRLHLLLLILLLFSIILSPVRGGLGAAEGHYLNLSGVCRRDVCKVVEDQIGACRRRMKCCRAGWILMPVPTPLIMSDYQEPLNLS, encoded by the exons ATGAGACTCCATTTGCTTCTCCTTATTCTCCTTCTTTTTTCAATTATCTTATCCCCAG TAAGAGGTGGTTTGGGTGCTGCGGAAGGTCATTATCTCAATTTGTCTGGTGTCTGCAGAAGAGATGTCTGCAAAGTAGTAGAAGATCAAATTGGTGCCTGCCGAAGAAGGATGAAGTGCTGTAGAGCAGGGTGGATTTTAATGCCAGTTCCAACACCACTTATTATGTCAGATTATCAAGAACCCTTAAACCTAAGTTGA